The Candidatus Methylacidiphilales bacterium genome has a window encoding:
- a CDS encoding protein arginine kinase yields MKFSALMRSNIEWMRGEAKSVALCSRIRLARNIKNAPFPGWAKKADRERIYNEIQPALTRLPEMENAIINDPMDRFTQTQRQILVEQHLISREHASKSSGSGLAVNKNKTISIMVNEEDHLRIQVFRSGSSLKPLWKLIDKIDDELDRLLDFAFHPEIGYLTACPSNVGTGMRASVMMHLPGLVISEQIGQIIKAANKIGLAVRGLYGEGTEALGNLFQISNQMTLGDSELNIIERLNKVIDQVVEHENNARIRLLQEKPRLLADQIGRAYGIMLHAYSISSKEALNLISLLRLGMDLNFFPDTISHELDELFIRTQPGHLQMDLERKLSSEERDAMRADLLRSHLQKCPPPNFPIAI; encoded by the coding sequence ATGAAATTCAGCGCTTTGATGCGTTCCAACATCGAATGGATGCGGGGTGAAGCGAAATCTGTGGCCTTGTGTTCACGAATACGATTAGCTCGTAACATCAAAAACGCACCTTTTCCAGGATGGGCTAAAAAGGCTGATCGAGAAAGAATCTATAATGAAATCCAGCCCGCACTCACCCGTCTCCCAGAAATGGAAAACGCAATCATCAACGACCCCATGGATCGGTTCACCCAGACTCAGCGCCAAATTTTAGTCGAGCAGCATCTCATTTCACGCGAACACGCCTCCAAAAGCTCGGGTAGCGGATTAGCTGTCAACAAAAACAAAACCATCTCGATCATGGTCAACGAAGAAGACCATCTCCGCATCCAAGTCTTCCGCAGTGGCTCCTCACTTAAACCGCTATGGAAGTTGATCGATAAAATCGATGACGAACTCGACCGTCTCCTCGATTTTGCATTTCATCCTGAAATTGGTTATCTCACCGCATGCCCCTCCAATGTCGGCACTGGAATGCGCGCCTCCGTAATGATGCATCTGCCCGGGCTCGTAATCAGTGAACAAATCGGACAAATCATCAAAGCAGCCAACAAAATCGGTCTCGCCGTTCGAGGCCTTTACGGAGAAGGCACTGAAGCCTTAGGCAATCTCTTTCAAATCTCAAATCAAATGACGCTCGGCGATAGCGAGCTGAACATCATCGAGCGCCTCAACAAAGTCATCGATCAAGTTGTCGAACACGAAAACAACGCACGCATTCGCCTCTTGCAGGAAAAACCTCGTCTTCTAGCTGATCAAATCGGCCGCGCCTACGGCATCATGTTACACGCATACTCCATAAGCTCAAAAGAAGCTCTCAACCTAATCTCCCTCCTCCGACTCGGCATGGATTTAAATTTCTTCCCTGACACAATCTCACATGAGTTGGACGAACTCTTCATTCGCACACAACCAGGCCATCTCCAAATGGACCTAGAACGAAAACTTTCATCCGAAGAACGCGACGCAATGCGTGCTGACCTGCTTCGCAGCCACCTCCAGAAATGTCCTCCGCCAAATTTTCCGATTGCCATCTAG
- a CDS encoding L,D-transpeptidase family protein, which yields MKNQAASFAHLSRLLLLITYGSFCFLQATPIPQNTLQLAVVVAPHASTKNALMRLYSRENSQAPWKEDTPWWPVLLGAAGMAWGIGLHPPQPGIQKKEGDKRTPAGVFKIGLILGHAERLPAGSSPDWPYRKVTDKDIWVDDPTSPHYNQHLILGQDGIPNDYQAHRMTLGDQAYRWLVLIEHNYKPATPYAGSAIFFHVRRGIQRASAGCTVMALDTLENFIRWLRPQSHPVLVQLPLKNYQKFREQWKLPLLRDLPTRPSAFWPPAELGHITDLHDTATNSSTFQP from the coding sequence ATGAAAAATCAGGCCGCTTCTTTTGCTCACCTCTCAAGACTTCTCCTCCTCATCACCTACGGCTCCTTTTGCTTCCTCCAAGCCACCCCAATCCCCCAAAATACTCTACAACTTGCAGTCGTCGTAGCACCCCACGCCTCCACAAAAAACGCACTCATGCGTCTTTACTCCCGCGAAAACTCTCAAGCGCCATGGAAAGAAGATACGCCCTGGTGGCCAGTTTTACTCGGAGCAGCAGGAATGGCGTGGGGAATCGGATTACATCCTCCACAACCCGGCATTCAAAAGAAGGAAGGGGACAAACGCACACCCGCAGGTGTATTTAAAATCGGGCTCATCTTAGGTCACGCCGAAAGACTCCCAGCCGGTTCCTCCCCCGATTGGCCTTATAGAAAAGTCACCGATAAAGACATCTGGGTGGATGATCCCACATCCCCCCACTACAATCAACACCTCATCCTAGGCCAAGATGGCATACCAAATGACTACCAAGCCCATCGAATGACACTTGGCGATCAAGCTTACCGCTGGCTCGTGCTCATCGAGCACAATTACAAACCCGCTACGCCTTATGCCGGAAGCGCAATCTTCTTCCACGTCCGCCGAGGCATCCAGAGAGCCTCCGCCGGATGCACAGTTATGGCTTTAGACACTCTAGAAAATTTCATTCGCTGGTTGCGTCCCCAGTCACATCCAGTTCTCGTTCAACTCCCGCTCAAAAATTATCAAAAATTCCGCGAGCAATGGAAGCTTCCCCTCCTTCGCGACCTCCCGACCCGCCCCTCAGCATTTTGGCCTCCCGCTGAACTCGGGCACATCACTGACCTTCACGACACGGCCACAAATTCCTCAACATTTCAGCCATAA
- a CDS encoding COX15/CtaA family protein, with product MLNCATPWWKWVLSFWAGLLFVGTLALIGIGGMVTSTGSGLAVPDWPTSYGYNMFLFPYERWVGGVWIEHVHRLWAASVGLASVIFAIGVSLVRLPRSLQWTAWGAVVLVVGQGVLGGYRVILVNNHLGWIHGCVAQVFLLVCLGMALKIWGVGQGGRLEIEALENERSVWRWRRQSALVLISIVFLQLVVGAAMRHEHAGLAVPDFPTAYGEWWPAVDAKRLALINEERHVRGWPPTTIAQIHLHMTHRLIALIITGLGAWWLWKNWRRRKIDQQIYPMWRVWNGVWGLLLILQLALGAMTVWSGKAALIATMHVVTGALLLCVLFVKWWIARALEARLTVGGDRL from the coding sequence ATGCTTAATTGTGCAACGCCGTGGTGGAAATGGGTGCTCTCGTTTTGGGCGGGCTTGCTTTTTGTGGGGACACTCGCGTTGATCGGTATCGGAGGTATGGTGACGAGCACTGGCTCGGGCTTGGCTGTGCCGGATTGGCCGACGAGCTATGGTTATAACATGTTTTTGTTTCCATACGAGCGGTGGGTGGGAGGCGTCTGGATAGAGCATGTGCATCGACTGTGGGCGGCAAGTGTGGGACTAGCCAGTGTGATATTCGCCATCGGTGTGAGTCTGGTGCGGCTTCCTCGGAGCCTTCAGTGGACGGCTTGGGGAGCGGTAGTTTTGGTGGTAGGGCAGGGTGTTTTAGGGGGATATCGTGTGATCTTGGTGAATAATCATCTTGGTTGGATACACGGCTGTGTGGCGCAGGTTTTTCTTTTAGTGTGTCTTGGGATGGCTTTAAAGATCTGGGGTGTTGGGCAGGGAGGGAGGCTTGAAATTGAGGCTCTTGAGAATGAACGGAGTGTGTGGAGGTGGAGGAGACAGTCGGCTCTTGTGCTAATAAGTATTGTTTTTTTGCAGTTGGTCGTCGGGGCTGCGATGCGACATGAGCATGCTGGTCTTGCTGTTCCGGATTTTCCAACTGCATACGGGGAGTGGTGGCCGGCAGTAGATGCAAAGCGTCTGGCGTTGATCAATGAAGAGAGACATGTGCGAGGCTGGCCGCCGACTACAATTGCACAAATTCATCTGCACATGACCCATCGGCTTATAGCTCTGATCATTACTGGACTTGGAGCCTGGTGGCTGTGGAAAAATTGGCGTCGGCGCAAGATAGATCAGCAGATTTACCCTATGTGGCGAGTGTGGAATGGGGTGTGGGGATTGTTATTGATATTGCAGTTAGCGCTTGGTGCGATGACGGTGTGGAGCGGGAAGGCGGCTTTGATTGCGACTATGCACGTGGTGACGGGTGCTTTGTTACTTTGTGTTTTGTTTGTGAAGTGGTGGATTGCCCGTGCGTTGGAGGCAAGATTAACGGTGGGAGGTGATAGGTTGTGA
- the cyoE gene encoding heme o synthase: MRDFLLLTKFRLTFLVLLTTAAGYYLGSEGRLDVVNFLWTILGTALLAAGASALNQVWEVEEDALMTRTKERPLPAGRRSPLWGQAWGVVMSCLGLGILAWEVNLLTALLGGVALGVYVFGYTPLKKRTELNTLVGGIPGAIPPVMGWTGAGKDFGWEAGVLFAVLFFWQMPHFLAIAWWCREDYLKAGFKMIGGEGDAKRVGRLAMMYAAALWPVSLLWSLGGKLSMWSTGLTFLLGGWLVWEAAQFWKKAEGARRLFFASIVYLPLILAVWCLGKR, translated from the coding sequence GTGAGGGATTTTTTGTTGCTGACGAAATTTCGCTTGACTTTTTTGGTGTTGTTGACGACGGCTGCGGGTTATTATTTAGGCAGTGAGGGGAGGCTCGATGTGGTAAATTTTTTATGGACGATCTTGGGGACGGCATTGCTGGCCGCAGGTGCATCAGCGTTGAATCAAGTGTGGGAGGTAGAGGAGGATGCTTTGATGACCCGGACCAAGGAGCGTCCTTTGCCAGCAGGGAGGCGTAGCCCTTTGTGGGGGCAGGCATGGGGCGTGGTGATGAGCTGCCTGGGTCTTGGAATTCTTGCTTGGGAGGTGAATCTCCTGACGGCTTTGCTCGGTGGAGTTGCGCTGGGCGTTTACGTTTTTGGATATACGCCTTTGAAGAAGAGGACGGAGTTGAATACCTTGGTGGGTGGAATTCCCGGTGCAATTCCTCCTGTCATGGGCTGGACAGGGGCAGGAAAGGACTTTGGGTGGGAGGCTGGCGTGCTTTTTGCGGTGTTGTTTTTTTGGCAGATGCCACATTTTTTAGCGATCGCATGGTGGTGCAGAGAGGATTATCTGAAAGCGGGTTTCAAGATGATCGGGGGTGAGGGAGATGCTAAGCGTGTAGGGAGGTTGGCGATGATGTATGCGGCTGCATTGTGGCCCGTGAGTTTACTTTGGAGCTTGGGGGGGAAGCTTAGTATGTGGAGCACGGGGCTTACGTTTTTGCTGGGTGGGTGGTTGGTGTGGGAGGCGGCGCAGTTTTGGAAAAAAGCAGAGGGTGCACGTAGGCTTTTTTTTGCGTCTATTGTTTACTTGCCATTGATCTTGGCTGTGTGGTGTCTTGGGAAGAGATGA